In the Leifsonia sp. 466MF genome, one interval contains:
- the rplA gene encoding 50S ribosomal protein L1, producing MAQKSKAYRAAAEKIEAGKFYTPAEAVALAKETGSAKFNSTVEVALKLGVDPRKADQMVRGTVILPHGTGKTARVIVFATGPAAEAAIAAGADEVGGAELIEKVAGGYTDFDAAVSTPELMGQVGRLGKVLGPRGLMPNPKTGTVTPDVAKAVSDIKGGKIEFRVDKHANVHFVVGKAGFTAEQLNDNITTALEEVVRLKPSAAKGRYIQKGAVSTTFGPGIPLDVNAI from the coding sequence ATGGCACAGAAGTCCAAGGCCTACCGGGCCGCGGCCGAGAAGATCGAGGCCGGAAAGTTCTACACCCCCGCTGAGGCCGTCGCCCTGGCGAAGGAGACCGGCTCCGCCAAGTTCAACTCGACCGTCGAGGTCGCGCTGAAGCTGGGCGTCGACCCGCGCAAGGCGGACCAGATGGTCCGCGGTACCGTCATTCTTCCTCACGGTACGGGCAAGACCGCCCGCGTCATCGTGTTCGCGACCGGCCCGGCCGCCGAGGCGGCCATCGCCGCCGGTGCGGACGAGGTCGGCGGCGCGGAGCTGATCGAGAAGGTGGCCGGCGGCTACACCGACTTCGACGCGGCCGTCTCCACCCCGGAGCTCATGGGCCAGGTCGGTCGCCTCGGTAAGGTGCTCGGCCCGCGTGGCCTCATGCCGAACCCGAAGACCGGAACGGTCACGCCGGACGTGGCGAAGGCCGTCTCCGACATCAAGGGCGGAAAGATCGAGTTCCGCGTCGACAAGCACGCCAACGTGCACTTCGTCGTGGGCAAGGCGGGCTTCACCGCCGAGCAGCTGAACGACAACATCACGACCGCTCTCGAAGAGGTCGTGCGTCTCAAGCCGTCCGCCGCGAAGGGCCGTTACATCCAGAAGGGCGCCGTGTCGACCACGTTCGGCCCGGGCATCCCGCTGGACGTCAACGCCATCTGA
- a CDS encoding Gfo/Idh/MocA family protein, with protein sequence MSTQSEPLDRPLRAGVVGLGWAGQQHMAAYSALPGVELVAIAGMEDGPRAELGETYGVKRLHRDWKDLVAEGDLDVVSVAVPTFLHAPIAVGALDAGIHVLSEKPIARTAAEAQTMVDAAHRAGRVLEVAFNHRRRGDIEALKAAIDDGQIGRPYHARAVWLRRAGIPALGSWFTNREMAGGGPLIDIGVHVLDYALHLFGEPRVEAVSAVTHSELGVRGRGGAAASKQHVGSDYEVEDLASLLLRLEGGGSIVIETSWAAYRPAGDEFGITLYGTEGGADLRVVDYAPSGELTIFTGDGEQSEDITVTADPGRGHLAVVETFLEHVADRANWSNWDGSLALDRARVIDAAYESARIGAEVRLTPATKAASTTDTALKGA encoded by the coding sequence GTGAGCACCCAGAGCGAACCCCTCGACCGCCCCCTCCGCGCCGGAGTGGTCGGCCTCGGCTGGGCCGGACAGCAGCACATGGCGGCCTACTCGGCCCTCCCCGGCGTCGAGCTCGTCGCCATCGCCGGCATGGAGGACGGCCCCCGCGCCGAGCTCGGCGAGACCTACGGCGTCAAGCGCCTGCACCGCGACTGGAAGGACCTCGTCGCCGAGGGCGATCTCGACGTCGTCAGCGTCGCCGTCCCCACCTTCCTGCACGCGCCGATCGCCGTCGGAGCACTCGACGCGGGCATCCACGTGCTCAGCGAGAAGCCGATCGCCCGCACCGCGGCGGAGGCCCAGACCATGGTGGATGCGGCCCACCGCGCCGGCCGTGTGCTCGAGGTCGCCTTCAACCACCGCCGCCGCGGAGACATCGAGGCACTGAAGGCCGCGATCGACGACGGGCAGATCGGCCGGCCGTATCACGCGCGTGCGGTGTGGCTCCGACGAGCCGGCATCCCCGCGCTCGGCAGCTGGTTCACGAACCGCGAGATGGCCGGCGGCGGCCCGCTGATCGACATCGGCGTGCACGTCCTCGACTACGCCCTCCACCTGTTCGGCGAGCCGCGCGTCGAGGCCGTCTCGGCCGTCACCCACTCCGAGCTCGGGGTCCGCGGCCGCGGCGGGGCCGCCGCCTCCAAGCAGCACGTCGGGTCGGACTACGAGGTCGAAGACCTCGCCAGCCTCCTGCTCCGGCTCGAGGGCGGCGGCTCCATCGTCATCGAGACCAGCTGGGCCGCCTACCGCCCGGCCGGCGACGAGTTCGGCATCACCCTCTACGGCACCGAGGGCGGCGCCGACCTGCGCGTCGTCGACTACGCACCGTCGGGTGAGCTGACGATCTTCACCGGCGACGGCGAGCAGAGCGAGGACATCACGGTCACGGCCGACCCCGGCCGTGGGCACCTCGCCGTGGTCGAGACCTTCCTCGAGCACGTCGCCGACCGGGCGAACTGGTCGAACTGGGACGGCTCGCTCGCCCTCGACCGGGCTCGCGTCATCGACGCCGCCTACGAGTCCGCCCGCATCGGCGCCGAAGTCCGGCTGACCCCGGCGACCAAGGCGGCCAGCACCACCGACACCGCCCTGAAGGGAGCATGA
- a CDS encoding S53 family peptidase, with protein MAHRTTGSLHKRALGIIATTSAVVALSLAGASAANAADRVTYAGSVPSWATAANDAGAAPADETVEGEIYLPLRDQAGAEALAKAVSNPLDRGYRKALSPKQWIDRFAPSQADSDAVVSFLKAAGLTISAVPASRQYVVFRGTPDQLGSIFGTSLHAFNYAGRQLVAPASAPSLPTSIGGKVSGVSIEQSRTLTRPDSIKQGDLGPSGAPQVARKAAAAPVIQTPCSHYYGEHTVTVPPAYNGNTQYSTYNCGYTPQQLRSAYGLNDLGKRGINGSGQTVAIIDAYASPTIVKDVNSYSQQNGEPGLTNSSYQQLVPSPSEFVDQELCQYPSGWQGEQTLDVESVHAIAPGARILYVGGFNCGGGLDVAMSKILDNKLANIVSNSYGNVGEAVPADVIQGEVNLQLQAAGEGIGLYFSSGDNGDEVANLGYPSPDFPASSPWVTSVGGTSTGIDKNGKIAWETGWGDQFDQIVKNTDGTLSYAQPLPGTRFVGGAGGGTSAVFAQPDYQRGIVPAALANGKRVSPDVAALADPYTGFLIGIRPIIDDTTLETGDYVNETYGGTSLASPIVAAQIAIVQQATRSTIGFANPTLYGVKRILPNAFRDVLPQNPTQALVYTSAISGNTYLVSMDQDTSLKTAKGYDPVTGLGGVSFDLLSWVAQGRH; from the coding sequence ATGGCACATCGCACCACGGGATCCCTCCACAAGAGGGCGCTCGGAATCATTGCCACCACGTCTGCCGTGGTGGCTTTGTCGTTGGCGGGGGCATCGGCGGCGAACGCAGCCGACCGGGTGACCTACGCCGGTTCCGTCCCCTCCTGGGCGACCGCGGCGAACGACGCCGGCGCCGCACCGGCCGACGAGACGGTGGAGGGTGAGATCTACCTTCCGCTCCGCGATCAGGCGGGCGCGGAGGCTCTCGCCAAAGCCGTCTCGAACCCCCTCGATCGCGGATACCGCAAGGCTCTCAGCCCGAAGCAGTGGATCGATCGCTTCGCGCCGAGCCAGGCGGACTCCGACGCCGTGGTCAGCTTCCTGAAGGCGGCGGGCCTCACCATCTCGGCTGTTCCCGCCAGCCGCCAGTACGTCGTCTTCCGTGGCACTCCGGACCAGCTCGGCTCGATCTTCGGCACGTCGCTCCACGCGTTCAACTACGCGGGTCGCCAGCTCGTGGCCCCGGCTTCGGCGCCGTCGCTTCCGACCTCGATCGGCGGCAAGGTTTCGGGTGTGAGCATCGAGCAGTCGCGCACGCTGACGCGTCCCGACTCGATCAAGCAGGGCGACCTCGGTCCGTCCGGCGCACCGCAGGTCGCGCGCAAGGCGGCCGCAGCGCCGGTGATCCAGACGCCGTGCTCGCACTACTACGGTGAGCACACGGTGACGGTCCCGCCCGCGTACAACGGCAACACGCAGTACAGCACCTACAACTGCGGCTACACGCCGCAGCAGCTGCGCAGCGCGTACGGCCTGAACGACCTGGGCAAGCGCGGCATCAACGGCTCCGGCCAGACGGTCGCGATCATCGACGCGTACGCCAGCCCGACGATCGTCAAGGACGTCAACAGCTACTCGCAGCAGAACGGCGAGCCCGGCCTGACCAACAGCAGCTACCAGCAGCTGGTGCCGAGCCCGAGCGAGTTCGTCGACCAGGAGCTGTGCCAGTACCCGAGTGGATGGCAGGGCGAGCAGACGCTCGACGTCGAGTCCGTGCACGCCATCGCACCGGGAGCCCGCATCCTCTACGTCGGCGGCTTCAACTGCGGCGGCGGCCTCGATGTGGCCATGTCGAAGATCCTCGACAACAAGCTCGCGAACATCGTCAGCAACAGCTACGGCAACGTGGGCGAGGCCGTTCCGGCCGACGTGATCCAGGGCGAGGTCAACCTGCAGCTCCAGGCGGCGGGCGAGGGCATCGGCCTGTACTTCTCGAGCGGTGACAACGGCGACGAGGTCGCGAACCTCGGCTACCCGTCGCCGGACTTCCCGGCGTCCTCCCCGTGGGTGACCTCGGTCGGTGGAACCAGCACCGGAATCGACAAGAACGGCAAGATCGCGTGGGAGACGGGCTGGGGCGACCAGTTCGACCAGATCGTCAAGAACACCGACGGCACGCTCAGCTACGCTCAGCCCCTCCCGGGCACCCGGTTCGTCGGCGGCGCCGGCGGCGGCACGAGCGCGGTGTTCGCGCAGCCGGACTACCAGCGCGGGATCGTGCCGGCGGCACTCGCGAACGGCAAGCGCGTCTCGCCGGACGTTGCGGCCCTTGCCGACCCGTACACCGGGTTCCTGATCGGCATCCGTCCGATCATCGACGACACGACGCTGGAGACCGGCGACTACGTCAACGAGACCTACGGCGGAACGTCGCTGGCCTCGCCGATCGTCGCGGCGCAGATCGCGATCGTGCAGCAGGCGACGCGGTCCACCATCGGGTTCGCGAACCCGACGCTGTACGGAGTGAAGCGCATCCTGCCGAACGCGTTCCGCGACGTGCTGCCGCAGAACCCGACGCAGGCGCTCGTCTACACGAGTGCGATCAGCGGCAACACCTACCTGGTATCGATGGATCAGGACACCTCGCTGAAGACGGCCAAGGGCTACGACCCGGTGACCGGCCTCGGCGGTGTCTCCTTCGACCTGCTCAGCTGGGTGGCGCAGGGGCGGCACTAG
- a CDS encoding ThuA domain-containing protein, whose translation MTMTLRVTVWNEGVHEATQPEIAAIYPHGIHGAIAEGLSELLGDEVAVRTATLDDPEHGLSEQALDETDVLLWWGHTAHDRVSDEVVERVRRHVLGGMGLIVLHSGHFSKIFIRMLGTTCSLRWRNPEGGERELVWNVNPTHPIAEGVEQPIVIEAQEMYGEFFDIPTPDDLVFISSFTGGEVFRSGVTFTRGRGKIFYFSPGDQEYPVYFHPQVRRVLANGVKWAAPVEGARQAPQVSNPQPV comes from the coding sequence ATGACCATGACACTGCGCGTCACCGTCTGGAACGAGGGCGTCCACGAGGCGACCCAGCCCGAGATCGCCGCCATCTACCCGCATGGCATCCACGGAGCCATCGCCGAGGGGCTGTCCGAGCTGCTCGGCGACGAGGTCGCCGTCCGCACGGCAACCCTCGACGACCCCGAGCACGGGCTCAGCGAGCAGGCGCTCGACGAGACCGATGTGCTGCTCTGGTGGGGCCACACCGCGCACGACCGCGTCTCGGACGAGGTGGTGGAGCGCGTCCGCCGTCACGTCCTCGGCGGGATGGGTCTGATCGTCCTCCACTCCGGCCACTTCTCGAAGATCTTCATCCGGATGCTCGGCACGACCTGCTCGCTGCGCTGGCGCAACCCGGAGGGCGGCGAACGCGAGCTGGTGTGGAACGTCAACCCGACGCATCCCATCGCCGAGGGCGTCGAGCAGCCGATCGTCATCGAGGCGCAGGAGATGTACGGGGAGTTCTTCGACATCCCGACGCCGGACGATCTGGTCTTCATCAGCTCGTTCACCGGCGGCGAGGTGTTCCGCTCGGGCGTCACCTTCACCCGCGGGCGTGGCAAGATCTTCTACTTCAGCCCCGGCGATCAGGAGTACCCGGTCTACTTCCACCCGCAGGTGCGCCGCGTGCTCGCCAACGGCGTGAAGTGGGCCGCCCCCGTGGAGGGCGCCCGCCAGGCGCCCCAGGTGTCGAACCCGCAGCCGGTCTAG
- a CDS encoding GNAT family N-acetyltransferase has protein sequence MTVTIRPAVAGDAAALAAVAAATFPLACPPHTTEEAKAAFIRTVLSEERFVEYLADASRRLLIAEDDEGNAVGYTMINLGEPADADVRGSLRIHPTAELSKCYVLPGHHGEGVAGRLMAESLRAGGEAGAEGMWLGVNEENARAQRFYGKHGFERVGAKRFLVGDRYEDDWVMERPLTPVG, from the coding sequence GTGACCGTCACCATCCGCCCCGCCGTCGCCGGAGATGCCGCCGCCCTCGCCGCGGTCGCCGCCGCGACCTTCCCGCTCGCCTGCCCGCCGCACACGACCGAGGAGGCGAAGGCGGCGTTCATCCGGACCGTGCTCTCGGAGGAGCGGTTCGTCGAGTACCTCGCCGACGCATCACGCCGCCTGCTCATCGCGGAGGATGACGAGGGCAACGCCGTCGGCTACACGATGATCAACCTGGGCGAACCGGCCGACGCCGATGTGCGCGGCTCCCTGCGCATCCACCCCACCGCCGAGCTGAGCAAGTGCTACGTCCTCCCCGGCCACCACGGCGAGGGCGTCGCGGGCCGGCTCATGGCCGAGAGCCTGCGGGCCGGCGGCGAAGCGGGAGCCGAGGGGATGTGGCTGGGCGTCAACGAGGAGAACGCCCGCGCCCAGCGCTTCTACGGCAAGCACGGCTTCGAGCGCGTCGGTGCGAAGCGGTTCCTGGTCGGCGACCGGTACGAGGACGACTGGGTGATGGAGAGGCCGCTCACCCCGGTCGGCTAG
- a CDS encoding YqaJ viral recombinase family protein produces MTASVGATRHNGEVLDSAPYRTADLYRPGVLADLSPARPAPVPVVPAVPGQTGHLARVVARSSDRVSWLRARSRGITATDVAKLSSPRSIRAAAYDKLHGTGFSGNVFTQHGRSREPEIAAWVAATHGIEPSDLLFHAERDRRHLATPDGLVARSGGKLELAEIKTTNKPFRSIPRPYLRQIWWQQYVLGAERTLFVWEQHDGFVPLRDEPECRWVDRDDAEIAKLVALAADLIELLRQATSAGAPATVSVTEAGAASGPAASTTPTGMRVSATA; encoded by the coding sequence GTGACGGCGAGCGTCGGCGCGACGCGGCACAATGGAGAGGTGCTCGACTCCGCTCCGTACCGCACCGCCGACCTCTACCGGCCGGGCGTCCTCGCGGATCTGAGCCCGGCGCGGCCCGCTCCCGTCCCGGTGGTGCCGGCCGTTCCCGGTCAGACCGGGCACCTGGCACGTGTGGTGGCGCGGTCGAGCGACCGCGTGAGCTGGCTGCGGGCGCGCAGCCGCGGCATCACCGCCACCGACGTCGCGAAGCTGTCGAGCCCGCGCTCTATCCGCGCGGCCGCCTACGACAAGCTGCACGGCACAGGGTTCAGCGGCAACGTCTTCACGCAGCACGGCCGCTCGCGCGAACCGGAGATCGCCGCGTGGGTGGCGGCGACGCACGGCATCGAGCCGTCCGATCTGCTCTTCCACGCCGAGCGCGACCGTCGGCATCTGGCGACTCCCGACGGCTTGGTCGCCCGCTCTGGCGGCAAGCTCGAACTCGCTGAGATCAAGACGACGAACAAGCCGTTCCGCAGCATCCCCCGCCCGTATCTCCGTCAGATCTGGTGGCAGCAGTACGTGCTCGGCGCCGAGCGCACCCTCTTCGTCTGGGAGCAGCACGACGGCTTCGTCCCGCTCCGCGACGAGCCGGAGTGCCGTTGGGTCGACCGTGATGATGCCGAGATCGCGAAGCTGGTCGCGCTGGCGGCGGATCTGATCGAACTGCTGCGTCAGGCGACGTCGGCCGGAGCACCGGCGACGGTGTCGGTCACCGAAGCCGGCGCCGCCTCGGGCCCGGCCGCATCCACGACTCCGACCGGGATGCGGGTCAGCGCCACCGCGTAG
- a CDS encoding NADP-dependent oxidoreductase, whose protein sequence is MPKTMRAALLDAAGAPEALRIGETAYPDRVNAEFLVKVVASSVNPIDAKTRAGRGIYDAIHSFPAVLGHDFSGVVVESPYSAHPIRPGDEVFGMVMVPRLGGSFAEYISVPSLSVVRKPATLSHIEAAGAPLAALTAWGLVVEVAKAHEGQRMLIHAGSGGVGHFAVQFASYFGAHVIATASGSNASWMRSLGAAEVIDYTTTRFEDVVHDADVVIDLVGNVHDDTGTRSLSVLRPGGLIVNVPTGSWPTFAEDAAAAGVRGTDYKVAPDGSTLAVIARLLESGNVRVHVDQIFALEQIAEAHRAVESGHTRGKVVLKVAEG, encoded by the coding sequence ATGCCGAAGACCATGCGGGCCGCACTTCTGGACGCCGCGGGAGCCCCGGAGGCACTCCGCATCGGGGAGACCGCCTATCCGGATCGTGTGAACGCCGAGTTCCTGGTCAAGGTGGTCGCCTCGAGCGTGAACCCGATCGACGCGAAGACGCGGGCCGGACGCGGGATCTACGACGCCATCCACTCGTTCCCCGCCGTGCTCGGCCACGACTTCAGTGGCGTCGTCGTGGAGTCCCCCTACAGCGCGCATCCCATCCGCCCGGGCGACGAGGTGTTCGGCATGGTCATGGTGCCGCGGCTCGGCGGCAGCTTCGCCGAGTACATCTCCGTGCCGTCGCTGAGCGTCGTGCGCAAGCCGGCGACCCTGAGCCACATCGAAGCGGCCGGCGCACCCCTGGCCGCTCTGACCGCGTGGGGTCTGGTCGTCGAGGTCGCCAAGGCGCACGAGGGACAGCGGATGCTCATCCACGCGGGCAGCGGAGGCGTGGGTCATTTCGCCGTGCAGTTCGCCTCGTATTTCGGCGCGCACGTCATCGCCACCGCCTCCGGGTCGAACGCGTCGTGGATGCGCTCCCTCGGTGCGGCCGAAGTGATCGACTACACGACCACGCGCTTCGAGGACGTGGTGCACGACGCCGACGTGGTGATCGACCTGGTCGGCAATGTGCACGACGACACCGGCACCCGCTCCCTCTCCGTTCTGCGCCCCGGCGGCCTCATCGTCAACGTGCCGACCGGGAGCTGGCCCACCTTCGCGGAGGACGCCGCCGCCGCCGGAGTGCGCGGCACCGACTACAAGGTCGCGCCGGACGGCAGCACGCTCGCGGTCATCGCCCGCCTGCTGGAGTCGGGGAACGTGCGCGTGCACGTCGACCAGATCTTCGCCCTCGAGCAGATCGCCGAGGCACACCGAGCCGTCGAGAGCGGCCACACGCGCGGCAAGGTCGTGCTGAAGGTCGCGGAGGGCTGA
- a CDS encoding DUF998 domain-containing protein, with product MTARPEERQVRQLLRIAREPFAVPVLARGWQRAVPILLGIGTLCVLGGLVIIWAARLTVPYPVYVSELGAKGAATSGAFAVALLLIAGGGFAIAVASGHIRSSARMLDRWAPAVTLGFAAVCFVLASQVTCTAYCPVPIVDPKSTVQDLVHTVSAVIGFAAACFAMLQVGFSRKLPRLSRLSRLSCGAVAVITIIGGLLAIVRVGADVGAWLELIGTTVAVGWIAVYAVALTRIPVGVVDAAGPEAAPASVTDTVAGAPADVA from the coding sequence ATGACGGCCAGACCCGAGGAGCGACAGGTGCGACAACTGCTGCGGATCGCTCGCGAGCCCTTCGCCGTCCCGGTCCTTGCGCGCGGGTGGCAGCGCGCCGTCCCCATCCTGCTCGGCATCGGCACCCTCTGCGTCCTCGGCGGCCTCGTCATCATCTGGGCCGCACGGCTGACCGTGCCGTACCCGGTGTACGTGAGCGAGCTCGGCGCGAAGGGCGCGGCGACGTCCGGCGCCTTCGCCGTCGCACTGCTCCTCATCGCGGGCGGCGGCTTCGCGATCGCCGTCGCGAGCGGCCACATCCGCTCGTCCGCACGAATGCTCGACCGCTGGGCTCCTGCGGTGACGCTCGGATTCGCCGCAGTGTGCTTCGTCCTCGCGTCGCAGGTCACCTGCACGGCGTACTGCCCGGTGCCGATCGTCGACCCGAAGTCGACCGTGCAGGATCTGGTGCACACGGTGTCCGCCGTCATCGGCTTCGCGGCGGCGTGCTTCGCCATGCTGCAGGTGGGCTTCAGCCGGAAGCTCCCGCGCCTGTCCCGCCTGTCGCGGCTGAGCTGCGGGGCGGTCGCCGTGATCACGATTATCGGAGGGCTGCTCGCCATCGTCCGCGTCGGCGCCGATGTCGGCGCGTGGCTCGAACTGATCGGGACGACGGTCGCCGTCGGGTGGATCGCCGTCTACGCGGTGGCGCTGACCCGCATCCCGGTCGGAGTCGTGGATGCGGCCGGGCCCGAGGCGGCGCCGGCTTCGGTGACCGACACCGTCGCCGGTGCTCCGGCCGACGTCGCCTGA
- a CDS encoding ROK family transcriptional regulator, producing the protein MTDSARDSVLVAADAAELLAILRDGIPRTRAQLAELTGMARSTIASRIDTLTAAGLVAPAGDDVSSGGRPPSRIRFNPESRVVVAIDLGATHGVVALADLAGNITASESRRLDIADGPQPVLDWAMETASELYVASGRQPEELIGVGVGVPGPVEHSTGLPVNPPIMPGWDRFDIPAYIRRVFDVPVLVDNDVNLLALGEQALMWPEETDLLFIKVATGVGAGIISGGRLQRGALGSAGDLGHVRVPFGSDTPSHGEQDADLESLVSGPAIARALSEAGLAAETSDDVVALARTGNPAVQNAIRQAGRDLGAVVATCVNLLNPSMIVVGGSLSRVGEQLLAGMREVVYQRSTPLATQHLTITQSRSGETGGAIGAAIMVIQRALDPDAGTPRSLFR; encoded by the coding sequence ATGACCGACAGCGCGCGAGACTCGGTGCTCGTCGCCGCAGACGCCGCGGAGCTGCTGGCGATCCTGCGCGACGGCATCCCGCGCACCCGCGCGCAGCTCGCCGAGCTGACCGGCATGGCGCGCTCCACCATCGCGTCCCGGATCGACACGCTCACCGCGGCGGGACTCGTCGCGCCCGCGGGTGACGACGTGTCGTCCGGAGGCCGCCCTCCCTCGCGCATCCGCTTCAACCCGGAGTCGCGGGTGGTCGTGGCGATCGATCTCGGCGCAACCCACGGGGTCGTCGCCCTCGCCGATCTCGCCGGCAACATCACGGCGAGCGAGTCACGCCGGCTCGACATCGCCGACGGCCCCCAGCCGGTGCTCGACTGGGCGATGGAGACGGCGTCAGAGCTCTACGTGGCCAGCGGTCGGCAGCCGGAAGAGCTGATCGGCGTCGGCGTCGGGGTCCCCGGCCCCGTCGAGCACTCCACCGGGCTGCCGGTGAACCCGCCGATCATGCCCGGGTGGGACCGCTTCGACATCCCCGCCTACATCCGTCGCGTCTTCGACGTGCCCGTCCTCGTCGACAACGACGTCAACCTCCTCGCCCTGGGCGAGCAGGCCCTGATGTGGCCGGAGGAGACAGACCTCCTCTTCATCAAGGTCGCGACGGGCGTCGGCGCCGGGATCATCAGCGGGGGCCGCCTGCAGCGTGGGGCGCTCGGCTCGGCCGGAGACCTGGGTCACGTCCGCGTCCCCTTCGGCAGCGACACCCCGAGCCATGGCGAGCAGGATGCGGACCTCGAGTCGCTGGTGAGTGGTCCGGCCATCGCGCGGGCACTCTCCGAAGCCGGTCTCGCCGCCGAGACCAGCGACGACGTCGTCGCCTTGGCGCGCACGGGCAACCCGGCCGTCCAGAATGCGATCCGGCAGGCCGGACGCGACCTCGGCGCGGTCGTCGCCACCTGCGTCAACCTCCTGAACCCGTCGATGATCGTCGTCGGCGGCAGTCTCTCCCGCGTCGGCGAGCAGCTCCTCGCCGGGATGCGCGAGGTCGTCTACCAGCGGTCCACGCCGCTGGCGACGCAACATCTGACCATCACGCAGTCGCGCTCCGGCGAGACCGGCGGCGCGATCGGGGCGGCCATCATGGTCATCCAGCGCGCGCTCGATCCCGACGCGGGCACACCGCGCTCCCTCTTCCGCTGA
- a CDS encoding Gfo/Idh/MocA family protein yields MTDVWSTLPQPRHPDPADAPPLRWGVLGPGVIAADFTDALHRHTRQRVVAAGSRSAERAQAFADAHGVERAYGSYEQLVGDPEVDVVYVATPHSEHLEHSLLAIAAGKNVLIEKPMAVTADQARRIVTAAREAGVFAMEAMWTRYLPQTDIVRQLLEDGALGDIRVVTADFGGRAPFDPSSRLWNPDLAGGALLDLGVYTVSWASFALGAPAGIIAAGTLAETGVDEQAALVLSSASGGQALLSTTLLAGTPSLATISGSAGRVETDSPFWGPSGLRVFRGDGTLAAHWRDPYGRPHRDGMSYEAAALARFVAEGRTESPLHPLAEAVDTLATIDEARRQLGATRVE; encoded by the coding sequence ATGACCGACGTATGGTCCACGCTCCCCCAGCCGCGGCATCCCGACCCCGCCGACGCCCCGCCGCTGCGGTGGGGCGTGCTCGGTCCCGGCGTGATCGCCGCCGACTTCACCGACGCACTCCATCGGCACACCCGTCAGCGGGTGGTGGCGGCGGGGTCGCGCTCGGCGGAGCGGGCGCAGGCGTTCGCCGACGCGCACGGGGTGGAGCGCGCGTACGGCTCCTACGAGCAGCTCGTCGGCGACCCGGAGGTCGACGTCGTGTACGTCGCGACCCCGCACAGCGAACACCTCGAGCACTCCCTGCTCGCGATCGCGGCGGGCAAGAACGTCCTCATCGAGAAACCGATGGCGGTCACCGCCGACCAGGCCAGGCGGATCGTCACGGCCGCACGCGAGGCGGGCGTCTTCGCGATGGAGGCGATGTGGACGCGCTACCTGCCGCAGACGGACATCGTGCGTCAGCTGCTGGAAGACGGGGCGCTCGGAGACATCCGTGTCGTCACGGCGGACTTCGGAGGTCGGGCGCCGTTCGATCCGTCGAGTCGGCTGTGGAATCCCGACCTCGCGGGCGGAGCGCTGCTCGACCTCGGTGTCTACACGGTGTCGTGGGCCTCGTTCGCGCTCGGCGCGCCCGCCGGGATCATCGCGGCCGGGACCCTCGCCGAGACGGGCGTGGACGAGCAGGCAGCACTGGTGCTGTCGTCCGCGAGCGGCGGGCAGGCTCTCCTGAGCACCACCCTGCTGGCGGGAACGCCCTCGCTCGCGACGATCAGCGGGAGCGCGGGCCGCGTCGAGACGGACAGCCCGTTCTGGGGGCCGAGCGGCCTGCGCGTGTTCCGCGGTGACGGGACACTCGCCGCGCACTGGCGCGACCCGTACGGCCGGCCGCACCGCGACGGGATGTCCTACGAGGCCGCGGCCCTCGCCCGTTTCGTCGCCGAGGGGCGGACGGAATCTCCGCTCCACCCGCTCGCGGAGGCGGTCGACACGCTGGCGACGATCGACGAAGCACGCAGGCAACTCGGGGCGACGCGCGTGGAGTGA
- a CDS encoding sugar phosphate isomerase/epimerase family protein: MQLYTVRELLTEDTVGTLKRIAEIGFTQVEPFAFLTFGDALRQGLAEAGLSAPTTHQGFIGGDLDEVFGAAKELGVQTVIDPFVAPERWQTADDVAQIAEQLNAAAEVAARHGVRVGYHNHAHELESTIEGTTALEFFAGKLAPEVVLEVDTYWVAVGGVDPVALLPKLGERVVALHIKDGPGTTETKDQVAVGQGSLPIEQIIAAAPDALRVIELDDSRGDRFQAVADSFAFLTSKGLA, translated from the coding sequence GTGCAGCTGTACACGGTCCGGGAACTCCTGACCGAGGACACGGTCGGTACCCTCAAGCGGATCGCCGAGATCGGGTTCACCCAGGTCGAGCCCTTCGCCTTCCTCACCTTCGGTGACGCGCTCCGCCAGGGCCTCGCCGAGGCCGGCCTGTCCGCGCCCACCACTCACCAGGGCTTCATCGGCGGCGACCTGGACGAGGTGTTCGGCGCCGCGAAGGAGCTGGGCGTCCAGACGGTCATCGACCCGTTCGTCGCGCCCGAGCGCTGGCAGACCGCGGACGACGTCGCGCAGATCGCCGAGCAGCTCAACGCCGCCGCCGAGGTCGCGGCCCGTCACGGCGTGCGTGTCGGCTACCACAACCACGCTCACGAGCTCGAGAGCACGATCGAGGGTACGACGGCGCTCGAGTTCTTCGCCGGCAAGCTCGCCCCGGAGGTCGTGCTCGAGGTCGACACCTACTGGGTGGCCGTCGGCGGCGTCGACCCGGTCGCGCTGCTCCCCAAGCTCGGCGAGCGTGTGGTCGCCCTCCACATCAAGGACGGCCCCGGCACCACCGAGACGAAGGACCAGGTCGCCGTCGGCCAGGGTTCGCTCCCGATCGAGCAGATCATCGCAGCAGCACCCGACGCCCTCCGTGTCATCGAGCTCGACGACTCGCGCGGTGACCGCTTCCAGGCTGTCGCCGACAGCTTCGCCTTCCTGACCTCGAAGGGCCTCGCATGA